The Chloroflexota bacterium genome has a segment encoding these proteins:
- a CDS encoding PQQ-dependent sugar dehydrogenase, with amino-acid sequence MNKSAEAHLPNWRLAALKLGLLSLLVVLGATLISSCGGDEPEPPATTSAVATALPTQIPATAVPQPTAAVVPTAAPVPSVRTPMPPAEGAYGLETVGTGFKRPLYLTYAPGDAGGRLFIVEQNGTIAILKDGRRQEPLFLDIDSRVGSSANEQGLLSMAFDPEYAANGIFYVYYTDNRGDTVVARYRVSADNPDAADPDSEEVLLRVEQPYGNHNGGLIKFGPDGYLYVALGDGGSGGDPLDSGQDLGTLLGTLLRIDVRTGGGYAVPADNPFVGREGVRAEIWAWGLRNVWRFSFDRDTGDLFMADVGQNKLEEVSFQPAASPGGENYGWNRFEGSQPYGNRSTEGMVRREMVFPIAEYGRNEGCSVTGGYMYRGQQLPALAGNYIFGDYCSGIVWTLTPQADGAWLRTVLFVAPSEITSFGEDADGEVYVIIRNGTIYRITST; translated from the coding sequence ATGAACAAAAGCGCAGAAGCGCATCTCCCGAATTGGAGGCTGGCAGCTTTGAAGCTGGGGCTACTCTCGCTGCTGGTCGTCCTTGGCGCCACTCTCATCAGCTCGTGCGGCGGCGACGAGCCGGAGCCACCAGCCACTACGTCGGCCGTCGCCACGGCCTTACCGACACAAATTCCTGCAACTGCAGTGCCGCAGCCAACCGCAGCGGTCGTCCCAACGGCGGCTCCCGTTCCCTCCGTTCGCACGCCAATGCCGCCGGCAGAAGGCGCTTATGGCCTGGAGACCGTAGGTACGGGATTCAAGCGTCCGCTCTACCTCACCTATGCGCCCGGCGACGCCGGCGGACGGCTCTTCATCGTAGAGCAGAACGGCACGATCGCAATTCTCAAAGACGGTCGACGGCAGGAGCCGCTGTTTCTCGATATAGACTCGCGCGTCGGCTCCAGTGCCAATGAGCAGGGCCTCTTGAGCATGGCATTCGATCCGGAATATGCGGCGAACGGCATTTTCTACGTCTACTACACGGACAACCGGGGAGATACGGTGGTCGCGCGCTATCGCGTTTCTGCCGACAATCCCGACGCGGCCGATCCCGATAGCGAAGAAGTGCTCCTGCGCGTGGAGCAACCCTATGGGAATCACAACGGCGGCTTGATCAAGTTCGGCCCCGACGGCTATCTCTACGTCGCCCTGGGTGACGGCGGCTCCGGCGGCGACCCGTTAGACAGCGGACAAGACCTGGGAACGTTGCTTGGCACGTTGCTCCGTATCGACGTGCGCACAGGCGGCGGCTACGCCGTGCCGGCGGACAATCCATTCGTCGGACGTGAGGGGGTGCGAGCGGAGATCTGGGCATGGGGACTGCGCAACGTCTGGCGATTCTCGTTCGACCGCGATACCGGCGATCTCTTTATGGCCGACGTGGGGCAAAACAAGCTGGAAGAGGTGAGTTTCCAACCGGCTGCCAGTCCGGGCGGCGAGAACTACGGCTGGAACCGGTTTGAGGGCAGCCAGCCCTACGGCAACCGCAGTACGGAGGGCATGGTCCGTAGAGAGATGGTCTTTCCGATTGCGGAATACGGCCGCAACGAGGGCTGTTCCGTTACCGGCGGCTACATGTATCGCGGCCAGCAGCTCCCGGCGCTCGCGGGCAACTATATCTTTGGCGACTACTGTTCCGGCATCGTCTGGACCCTGACACCCCAGGCCGACGGCGCCTGGCTGCGCACCGTGCTATTCGTCGCGCCATCGGAAATCACCTCTTTCGGCGAGGACGCCGACGGTGAAGTGTATGTGATCATCCGTAACGGCACGATCTACCGCATCACGAGCACGTAG
- a CDS encoding putative DNA binding domain-containing protein translates to MRDLDSDAWMQLLREGESDRVEFKQSLGGDAPNRTREAICAFANDLPNHRLPGYVFVGVEDDGVPSSLSVTDELLRQLADMKTDGKTLPPPSLTVERRSIGGKDVAIVTVQPSDSPPVRYSGRVHVRIGSRRGIATAQDERILTEKRRYGDIPFDIQPIPSASLSDLHLTQFMNEYLPQAFAREVLDANERSIEEQLAAAKMVATSNEPLPTVLGLLVLGRRTLDYLPGAYVQFLRFDGSDPTDPIADEEAFSGTITDVISRLEDKLRGHNRTSVDFTSGPIEKRTSTYPIEAIQQIARNAVMHRSYEGNNAPIRVYWYDDRIEIISPGGTFGSVNEGSFGSPGFTAYRNPNLAEAMRTLGFVQHFGLGIPLARKLLSEAGHPEIQFDVDQYNVLVTIPGHKV, encoded by the coding sequence TTGAGAGACCTGGATAGCGATGCCTGGATGCAGCTATTGCGTGAAGGGGAATCGGACCGCGTCGAGTTCAAGCAGTCGTTGGGTGGCGATGCGCCCAACCGGACCCGTGAAGCCATCTGCGCCTTTGCCAATGATCTGCCCAACCATCGATTACCCGGCTATGTCTTTGTCGGTGTTGAGGATGATGGCGTCCCGTCAAGTCTATCGGTCACGGACGAGTTGCTCCGGCAACTGGCGGACATGAAGACCGACGGTAAGACCTTACCGCCGCCCTCGCTGACGGTTGAGAGACGCTCAATTGGCGGCAAGGATGTGGCCATCGTCACGGTCCAGCCATCCGATTCACCGCCGGTTCGCTACAGTGGTCGTGTGCACGTCCGCATCGGCTCGCGACGCGGAATCGCAACAGCGCAGGACGAACGCATTCTCACCGAGAAGCGCCGCTATGGAGATATTCCGTTCGATATTCAGCCTATTCCGTCTGCCTCGCTAAGTGATCTCCATCTGACTCAGTTTATGAATGAATACCTTCCTCAAGCCTTTGCTCGAGAGGTATTGGATGCCAATGAGCGCAGTATTGAAGAGCAGTTGGCTGCTGCAAAAATGGTCGCTACTTCTAATGAGCCTTTACCCACGGTACTAGGCCTGCTCGTATTAGGAAGACGGACTCTGGATTACCTGCCCGGGGCATATGTTCAATTCTTGAGATTCGACGGCTCGGATCCGACGGACCCCATCGCCGACGAAGAGGCATTCAGCGGCACAATTACGGACGTCATTAGCCGGTTGGAGGACAAGCTTCGAGGGCATAACCGGACTTCAGTTGACTTTACGTCCGGACCCATCGAAAAACGGACAAGCACCTATCCAATCGAAGCAATACAGCAAATTGCTCGCAATGCTGTAATGCATCGTTCGTACGAGGGTAATAACGCACCAATTCGAGTGTATTGGTATGATGATCGCATAGAGATTATCAGTCCCGGGGGCACGTTTGGCTCGGTAAACGAGGGAAGCTTTGGCTCTCCGGGCTTTACTGCATACCGTAACCCTAACCTTGCGGAAGCCATGCGAACGCTGGGCTTTGTGCAGCATTTTGGACTGGGTATCCCTTTGGCAAGGAAATTGCTAAGTGAAGCGGGGCACCCTGAGATTCAGTTCGACGTTGATCAATATAACGTACTGGTTACGATACCAGGACATAAGGTTTAG